One window from the genome of Synergistaceae bacterium encodes:
- a CDS encoding transporter substrate-binding domain-containing protein has product MWKQLVVLSVAALCLVNVSGAEAGGRLDRVLENKVLRVGTPGDYRPFSMRVDGKYEGHDIDVIELMARELGVKVEYVATAWKDLLGDLAADKYDVALGGITQTLARTVKVDFLPFYAPFGKVALVRAEDKDKFRTLESLNQANVRVIKNPGGTNEKYVLENLTKAQVSTHEKNAEIPGLIAEGKGDVMITETYEALLYSKKDPRLYAAFVDAPLTPTSFMGFMLPLDDPDYIRVMKFVWNELALRGELDLCAQKWLK; this is encoded by the coding sequence ATGTGGAAACAGCTGGTTGTTCTGTCGGTTGCGGCGCTGTGTCTGGTGAACGTTTCCGGAGCGGAGGCCGGCGGGCGTTTGGATCGCGTCCTGGAAAACAAAGTCCTTCGGGTGGGGACGCCTGGGGATTACCGTCCGTTTTCCATGCGGGTCGATGGGAAGTACGAAGGCCATGACATCGACGTGATTGAGCTGATGGCCCGGGAGCTGGGCGTCAAAGTGGAATACGTGGCCACTGCCTGGAAGGACCTGCTGGGAGATCTGGCGGCGGACAAATACGACGTGGCCCTCGGCGGCATTACGCAGACCCTGGCCAGGACGGTGAAGGTGGACTTTTTGCCTTTTTACGCTCCTTTTGGCAAGGTGGCCCTGGTGCGGGCGGAAGATAAGGACAAATTCAGGACCCTGGAGAGCCTGAATCAGGCAAATGTGCGAGTCATCAAAAATCCGGGGGGGACGAACGAGAAATATGTGCTGGAAAATCTGACGAAGGCCCAGGTTTCCACCCACGAAAAGAACGCCGAGATTCCCGGCCTGATTGCGGAGGGCAAGGGGGATGTCATGATCACCGAAACCTACGAGGCCCTGCTTTACAGCAAAAAAGACCCCCGGCTCTACGCGGCGTTTGTGGACGCCCCTCTGACGCCCACGTCCTTCATGGGATTCATGCTGCCTCTGGACGACCCCGATTACATTCGAGTGATGAAATTTGTGTGGAACGAACTGGCGCTTCGCGGCGAGCTGGATCTGTGCGCGCAGAAGTGGCTGAAGTAG